The genomic stretch TATAAAAGACACCTTCCTACaggtaaatgtttttttcgttttatcgaTGTGATTGCGACCAGTGCCCTTCATAATTCATAATGATGACCATCAACAATAGGTATTGTGCTGTTGAACGTGCTGTTGTGGCAGCAATAAGTTTTTAATACGTTTCGTAATCAATTCGTACTAATACACTCAAATGCAGCGTAggcatttcatttcatttttttttactgtttttgAGATTCACTATGATCACTATCCGAGTAACCATTTCCACGCAATTTCAATGGAGTGTCTCGCCCTTTGcggaaatttttaaaattcagtgCCGATAGCTTTTCGGTGGTTCTAGAATATcatcaaattgaaatagaTTCGTAGTCGACAGGTTTTTCGACTGTGACATGGTCGTTTCCTAAAGGCGAAAAGTAAActtctcaaaatttttgtgatctgatattttgatttcgtcttagttatttacgtatctgtctTTGTTGATTGATTATGGATAGTTTCCTGAGTGTCAAAGATCAATAATCCAAGACATACAAATATTCCAAGCAAAGGAAatcacgagaaaaattccaaaattccttcaatttcggtcttaaaacatgaaaattaaataataagAACAGCAGGACATATAATCAAAACATTTCTCGAAACCACCTCAGTAGAGACTGATTCACCTTCTATTTGTCATTACAGATAACCAATTTCCTTGGAGGTGTTTTATCTGGTGCCCAGCTACTTCTATTCCTAATCTATCCGAGTCGGATGAACTACGGTGGACCGATTTACAAACCACTCGACCAgtcgaatattttttagaatCACTTCATTGACCTGCCTTAATCgccagaaagaaaattttgccaaaatgtgaaatgtgatTTGCTTGAATAAAATCGGcgaaatttctaaaaatttgtcGAAGCCGCAAATTTTTTGGTTCGATAGATCCAAATTGTTAGTTTATAATATTGTTGATTTATTAGTTCCATGAGAATATCTACATAGAGGACGTTATGTTGAGTTAGAGGTTGTGTTAACGTAATCgcatttaaaattatattaattGTCCTTCGCTAAGTAAAAGTAAAACCGCATTAGACTGCGATCCGAAATGGACTAAAAATGGACTACGATTTCAATTATAaactaaatttgttttaagaaaaataacagaattaaataaacagtattttttgtatattatataaatcaattcatttattcactAAATTACCAGCAAGCAACAAATCTAATCATGTCCGACACTCTCCGAAAACGGATACAGAAAATCAGTAGATGCTAATTGCCTCCTACCAATCAAAACAACCAGCAACGATGAATACTACAagataaattagaattttcaaaaggtCTCCAATGAGAATCGTATTcctaaaaatcaatttattgacTGTGATttaagcaaaaacaaaaaaaaaaagatttgccCCGAGTGAGGATCGAACTCACGACCTTAAGATTATGAGACTTACGCGCTGCCTACTGCGCCATCGAGGCATATACACCCTGGCGAGAATAGAATCGTTGCGAAATTTACCGGATGGGTTTACAATGTTGTACATTCTTTAATTTGAATTCGGAATGAATTCATTCAACCTATACATGTGTTGTGTAGTATATAATGGTATAGAATATTTACAAGAATTATACAAGCTGAGTTATCACTCATTGATTGTTTGTTATCAAGAGAAATATGTTGTCTTGTCGTGGTACTGTTGTAGTACAGCTTCCGTAACATGTATAGTTAATGAGATGTTAATGAGATAATTATCCATGGTAAACGTTTTGAAGCACGAATCTCACCATAACTAAGCATTTTGTAAgacttttttttgattttgtggaTAGTTACAATAGTTAGAAGTACACTCAATAATAGTTGCAGATATGAAGACGTATTTGTTAAACCAACTACAAAATCCAAGAATCAAATTACCCAGTTTCGAGTagcatgaaatagttacaGTTTTGTACTACTATATGGTACAGCTCAAAGTTATCcacttttcattcaattatgcTTTTTCATTAGTAGAAACGCAAACACTCACGTTAgaaacattttgttcattCCATTCAACTTACCTTacgaatttacaattttctgaaTTGTTTCGTTTTCATGCATTAAATCCGTTAAAAGACTTAATTAGAATGCGAAAATACATTtcctcaaaaataaaaaaaagatttgccCCGAGTGAGGATCGAACTCACGACCTTAAGATTATGAGACTTACGCGCTGCCTACTGCGCCATCGAGGCTATGAAAGTAGCCCACACCGTGCCTTATGCAATATTCTGACGTTCATACAACTTACCTTGTTGGGTggttttttgcttttcttttttatgtgtGTTAGAGGCTTGTGTTATATCGGAGAAACTCTGGTACTGTGTTGAAGTAAATCTATGTTCATTCGAGCCATTCCTATCTGTCAACTGACTCTTTTAGTTTTTgggtaaacaaaattttgtttattattttcttgcttttctcgaatttgttcaattaaaatggtaaatttattGTGTCGAATATGTCTAAAGGGCATAACAGATGGACTGTCTTTTTGTGATACACATAAACAGTACACTCTTTCACTGGTTTATGAAGAACTCACAAACATCAAGGTTTGTTTTGGTTCTACACACCATGTAACAGGAAACTACAACTAAAATTCCCAATTGTACATTGATAGCTTGAACTGAATGTGGAAAACCTTCCATCACGAGTATGCCGCGAGTGTGCAGATAGAATTTATTCCGCCTATGAGACTCGTAAGCTCTGCATTGAGTCGGATGCCTTTCTTCGCAAACAACTGCAAACCGTGGAGCCAAAATATAGAGATGTTGAGGAGGCAGTGGTTGAACGTCTGGAAAAGTGTGAAGATGATGTTAAGTGGGATGACATTGAACGTGACATGCATAGTGATGATTTGAGTTTGTTGGACATTGAGTTAAGCGACGATAAAAGTCCGTTTGCCGACGAGCACTTGAAAGGAGAAGATACGCAAGATGAGCATAAAACTACGAATGGTGATGTCACTTCCAGTACTCCCAATCTAAATCCGAGCAGAAAGTGTCCAACTTGTCACAAATCATTTCGATGTGAGGCGACACTTAACAAGCACATCTGCTCGCATAACAAAGTGTCCAATTGTCCTTTATGTACGAAGACCTTCTCAACCTCAAGCAACCTCAAGCGTCATATTGCTACACACAGTGATCAAGTAGAGCTCAATTGCGACAAATGTGATAGCATTTTCACGGAAACGACGGAACTATTCGAACACCTAAAAATTCATCGATTCGATAATGCGGAAAAAAGTGACGAGTTTCTGTTGGAATGTGAAATATGTAATGAGAAAACGGCATCTTATGCATCCTACAACAAACATATGAAAACGAAGCACAACATCGAATCTAAAGTTAAGGCATTCAAGTGCCGCATATGTGAGATGCGTTTTGCATCGAAGCAGGGCATGTACCGACATATTGACAATATACATGAAAATAACAGACAGAATTTGAGGAATCGCGACAAAAATTTCCTATGCACAGAATGTGGAAAGGGTTTcttcacaaattttcacttAACAACACACTCCCGGTCACATAACGGCCAGAAGCCGTATAGTTGTAAATATTGCGACAAGTCCTTTTCACAATCGTCCGGCCTTAAAATTCACACTTTCATCCACATGAATATTCGCCCGTTTTCCTGTAAAGTTTGTCATAAAACGTTTACACAGTACGGTCATGTTAGGGAGCATTTATTGACGCATACCGAGCAGAAGCCATACAGTTGTACAATTTGCAATCATTCATTTCGCGTCAAAGGTAATCTTAAGGCTCACATGCTTATACATTTAGGAAAGAAACCGCATGTTTGCGAACATTGCGGTAATCGATTTAATCAAAGTACTCATTTACGGCAGCATATtattaaaaaacataaaatcaacAGTTGATTTGAGTGGTTTGAAGGAAGTGCTATGCAAAGTAGAACATCACTAAAAAGATAATGATTCTGGAATCTGTGATAAGCCGACGTGTTGTTCAAATAGGTGTGCAAGTATCATAACAGtaaacgtcagtgaaattaagACAagcattttcttcagctgtttttcagttggtccactcatacaagcGAAACTGATCATGTGTCTTTAtcctttatacggttttaccaacACCACGCGTGTGTGTGCATCTATTTTCCCCCTATAATAACGTACAGTCACTTTTGtctgtatgagtggaccagatGAAAACTAGCTGTAGGAAATCCATGTATGCTTTTTACTGACGTCGATTGTAaagcgttaaaaaaaaattgtgtaaattatttatgaaaaaaagaaataaaagtcGAGAACGCAACTTCGTCTTTTCATTGTTTCTGAGGAGGAGAAGTGTCGTGTTTGTCGTGGTATTATAAGTTGGATATTTCATGTCATTACTCCACTTACCGGCTACTTTTGTCCACTTATAAATATACTATACAATCATCTACGACGGCCTGATGGTTTGACTATGCCGTAACATATgcacaaaatcttctacttcgtttgtttaagcAAAAATTTGGATCTACAACGACGGTTGGCAGATCTCAACGCTTAATTTTTCTCGTCGCAGCTTTTAAcagataaaatagagtacactaCACACTATACAAGAACGTTACTCATCTACTTTCAGACCTAtactgaattgaaaatttcaattaggATTTCGAACGACTAAAAATTCTCGTGATAGAAGACACTAACACCAACAAGACTTAATTCGGCTTCTGAGCCATTTTTTACCAAAAgaaactcttaaaaatttgtcatGAAATAGTTATACCGCTGTTGTATATAGACTATGTGAATGAATCGATCTCGTCATAAAAACgtagaaaaaacaaaagaagaacgGTTTTGCtttgtcgttgttgataaCTCTAATCttgattcataaattttctttaattttcgtaACGATTCGCTCAATGAATCGcaacatttaattttgatgtttaaGTTATTTTCGTTGCTACCAAACCGAGTAACTCAAGGGTTAACTGCAGCATACTTTAAGTGTGAGTCGAAGTTGTTTTTGTGCGACAGTCTACCAGATGTTAAAGAATTGATAATCTTTTTAATACATGTTAAATACACTGTTGCATATCTAAGATTGTTTTTTGTGGACAAGTGGAAAGATTGATAAGAATAAGAACATATGTTcgcattagaaaaaaaaagatttttaaagctttaatGTCTTATCAAAAAGAACAACTAATTTGTCATAAACCTTTCGCATCAATCCGGCctttattaaaatttgatttttattttacaaagtcCAAACTTGGCGAACTATTGGATTTAACGGGTACCACTCTGAATCAACGTGTACAAAACGGTTAGCAATGGATGTTAATATTTTGCCAGCCTTACAGGACAACTACATGTACTTGGTAAACAGATAGTGAAGATTCGTTTCGTTGGCAATGTCACTAAATATTGTTTATTATTCAGATAGTTGACAAGGAAACGAATTCCGCGGCGATTGTCGATCCGGTAGATCCTGATCGTGTCTTAGAAGCTGTTAAAGCGCACAATGTCAATCTAACAGCAGTACTGACAACCCATCATCATTGGGATCATGCCGGTGGCAATGAAGACCTTGTCAAGAAATTTTCCTCCACATTGAAGGTTTATGGTGGTGATGATAGAATCGGAGCTTTGACCAATAAAATTGGACAGGATGATATCATTAACATAGGATCGCTAAAAATTCGTTGCCTGTTTACTCCATGTCATACAACTGGCCACATTTGTTATTTCGTCGAGGCTCCATCTGGCGAAAAGTCTGTGTTTACAGGTAAACTGCACGCAAAAATGCTTTGTGAGTTACGGCTAACGACTAATATTCTTACTCCCACAGGAGATACTCTATTTTTGGGCGGTTGTGGTAGATTTTTCGAAGGTACTGCCCAGCAAATGTACACTGCCTTGATTGAAAAACTGTCGTTACTACCGGATGAAACTGACGTATATTGCGGTCATGAATACACTTTACAAAATTTAGCTTTTGCAAAACATGTTGAACCGAACAACGAAGATATTGCAAAAAAGATCCAATGGTCGCG from Bradysia coprophila strain Holo2 unplaced genomic scaffold, BU_Bcop_v1 contig_138, whole genome shotgun sequence encodes the following:
- the LOC119073593 gene encoding hydroxyacylglutathione hydrolase, mitochondrial, with the protein product MFKLFSLLPNRVTQGLTAAYFKFQTWRTIGFNGYHSESTCTKRLAMDVNILPALQDNYMYLIVDKETNSAAIVDPVDPDRVLEAVKAHNVNLTAVLTTHHHWDHAGGNEDLVKKFSSTLKVYGGDDRIGALTNKIGQDDIINIGSLKIRCLFTPCHTTGHICYFVEAPSGEKSVFTGDTLFLGGCGRFFEGTAQQMYTALIEKLSLLPDETDVYCGHEYTLQNLAFAKHVEPNNEDIAKKIQWSREQRSKNLPTVPSTIAEEKKINPFMRVNESDVQSHAGLSEGVATMAYIRKEKDTFKANL